DNA sequence from the Liolophura sinensis isolate JHLJ2023 chromosome 1, CUHK_Ljap_v2, whole genome shotgun sequence genome:
ACGCCATGTCCCTGTGTAAGGAGGACTTCTTTATCATCTCGAGGAACAGGTAATGTTACCTGACACCAAACAAGACGCAATGATAAACTGTACAAACACACACTATGCCCCTGTGTAAGGAGGACTTCTTTATCATCTCGAGAAACAGGTAACGTTTACTTGACACAAAACAAGACCAAACTGTAACCTGTACCAACTCATGCtgataaaacaacataaaaattccACAGTCTGTCTTCACTCTAAAGTCTGAACTATAATACACCATACATAACAGCTTCATAAGACGTGAATAAAACTGACTATTTGAGATTAAATCTGACCAGTGTCGCACAAGTGAAAATGTACAGCATTAAATACCAGCTACATAAACTTCCTGCTTGAAAAGATTAATTCATAACACATAACCATGCACAGTTTTAACAAGTTCAtgcaatatttttcttaaacaaatttcaaacagcGTAAATTTTACCTCTAACAATCAGTCCTTTGCCATTAGACCCTGTCTCATTCAGGGGTTCCCCCACCCCAAGGGAATCATCATACAACACTCGTCTGTGAACCTAAAACCAGAAATACAAGTAATGATTAATTTTTCATGTCAGGTATTCACCTCTAACAATAATAGCTGTATACTGATACAATATTTTCTGACTTATTATATTCTGATCTTTCAAATAAAAGTATTAAATGTACCACAAAATCATAATTATAATATGCTTTAAATGTATGCCTAATCCTCACAaatcaaaagttacaaaacatgaacaaattatattttaagatcaacaaaacttttttaaagGCTGTCTGGTAAAATGTCCACAAATTGGTATACCATGATCTCAATCTGTCCATCCTTCAGGCTGGTGCCCCCCTGGGAACGATCTGTCAGTACTGTCAGTTGAACCTTACGATCTGTATCCTATTTAgtacaaaattttaagaaaaaccTAGGGTATATTAGATTTCTATAATATGCAtaaaagctgtacatgtatatgatatatggCAATTTTACACCTTGCACCATATTTAGCCAACTATAGTAAAATGGTAGCACAACACATGTTACTTGTAGGTACACATTCTAAATTCTCTGAGTAACTTCAGCTTGGTGACAGAAAAAGCAAGTTGTTGTCAGTAATTGACAGTATGGAGAAGAAAATGATCCATTTGATCATCTGTCTCAAAGGAAAGCCGTACAAATTCTACATCATACATGCAAGTCATTTGATCATGTGAATGACGGATTATCTCAGTCagacaaacaaactgaaatCTCCATTCAACATACCTTAATATAGATTCTACTGTTGATAGGGTAATAGTTGCCAGCCACAGGTTCACTTTGGTTGAACTTCCAGGAGGGGCGATAATCAATTCTGAGTAGAAATAGAGAGAAGATGGTTGGTGTAAtgcaattatacatgtatgtacatgtagttggatGTTCAACTTACAAGTACCAAAAGCATAACaacaaagatataaataaaaataataaaaaaaaaatgtgataaaattatatacccgaaactaaaaaataaaaaaaaataaaaaaagaactaaaaaaaaaaaaatactaaaaactgTAAGAGGGGGTTTTCTAACAGATccaacttttacatgtacatgtatgaaagatgTTGCACTTTGAAGAAGTTACAAACTGCCTGACTCACTTCCTCTCTAGCATTTCCCTGCCATTAGCATCAGTGTAGAACACCTGGCCTGTGGCGAGGTCAGACTGGAAGCGACTGATCACTTCTTTACCTACTCCATCTCTGAAATGGATCAAAAACACTCATGAACATATCATGCACACCTGATTTAACTTACTTTACAGTAAGACCTAAATTAAATATACTGCCATCGGGCTTTTCTCGGTTTGCTCCCacctcccataatgctggctcccataatggttgtataagtgaagcattcttgagtatggcatacacaccaatcaaacaaataaataaaataaattgatgctgtactcaataatatttcacatatacgattgCAACTATCAGCAACAATTTGGGTTGCCTTGCAGTAATAAAATCAAGAACTCTCCACAAATAATGCTCAGTAAAACAGTGAAAAAGCCATAAACCTGATAATCTTTTCACCTACATTTTAGCATTTAAGAAACAACACTGACAATCATATATTAAGACTCACTGCACAGGTATAGGTCCCACAGTCCATTCCAGCTCAGCGTAACGAGCCCCCTGATAAAGACGAATCACTTGACTGACCCAGGGGCTGAAGATCTGCTCCACCTCCTGTACCAGCTGACCCTATCACAACAGCACAGGAGAGAAGTAACAAACTCTAACTATATTTGAATGTGAATGGgattcaaataaatgttttttgtttttttgcttgaCTTAGGTGACACctaaattgatgttttacaggcaggacttttttttcaatgtcatcGGAAGGTACAAATATAAACTTGAAATCAACTCCTTTGTGGAAAATGTCGATTCTACAAGccctttttttctgttgaagacatattcaCATTATTGGAAAGCCTTAAAAGACAGAgaaatcacacaaaaaacaatcaaGATTGCACAAAAGAAAATgctaaatattcagttttatttttactctATTTTGGGATTTTTAGTGTCAGCTCcaccataaaacacaaaataaaattgctgtCACTCTATACGATATAACGATATACTATATACTGCTACCTATAGTTGGGTTATTGTATAAACCTCAGGCGACACTGAGTTGCCTAATTTGACTGAATTACTTTCATAAATGGTTTAAATTCAACTCATTAAAAATGCTATTACATCCTCTGCATTGTCTGATTGtcattcaaaatattaacatacAAATAGCATAAATTTGTAATCAAATACACCCCTGTCTACCCtagtattaaaggagaagaaaacttaaaaacatgacactataggatgaaaagagtacatttttttctatctggtggtgtctgctgcataattttgcgatttttccttgccatacacgtaaagcctgaaaacggcaaagctggcataaatcgctgagtccatctttaacaccctgtaatttatgctgggggtgtgttgcttCTCAGTCAATGAGAGTCCTTAAAAATGCCAGCTTGtgcgtgtaaactcggaacctacagGTACagccaacattccggtttccggAAGcagaaaacaactgaaaaacaaactgtactcttcgctaccttctgggaagaagagttctactcttttcaatgatatttgattgatatttaaattttcttctcctttaaggctTTATGGAAATAGCATATATACTGATTGCATTctgtgtaacatacatgtacatgtacacaaatatacatgtaaggagAGCCTCTCATGAGTTTGAAAAAGTATACAGCACATCTTAAAGGAGTGTTTCACTCTaggtgtattatatttatttatttgattggtgatttacgccgtactcaagaatatttcacttatacgacggcagccagcattatggtgggaggaaaccggacacagcccggcggaaacccacgaccatctgcagtttgctgacaaaccttcccacgtacgctcTAGATGTATTATAGAGGATTCTCAACTACCTAATAAAGATTTCATGCACATCTTTAGTTACTATTACATGAAGAACACCAATAACAACACCATACATGACTTAATCAGACAACTTTTTGTTTACTGAAACATAAAAAGTAATCTGAACTCGTCAATAAGGCCTTCAGGTGTTAGTGTAGAACTGACCTTCACAAACTTTGTTCGCTGCACTCTGGTTGGTTTGAGAAATGTTGGATCTGTCTCAGTGGGCCTGAAGACATAAGCTCCAGAGGCCTGGAACTCAGCGAACGTGTTGTTGCCAGGAAATGAGGAGTAGTATGCAAACTGCTGGGTCAAGGGGAGAGAAATCTTGCTGtcaaagtttgacattttcctCAGGTTACCACTGGCATCAAATGTGAGAGCAATgtgctgaaagcagaaaatAATAAGCAATTgcaaatttttgtatttttatatgcaAGGTCCATACATATTAAACCTGTAAACTTGTCAgcaataagaaaacaaaatatgaacaaagaaACTAAGATTTAATTCTGAGTTAAGTTAGGTGTGTCAAAAGCCTAGGAGCAGAGTCTAAATAATATTAGGTTTCTATAAATACTCAACCAAAACATTGGCATGAGATGTGCATGTGTCTCTCATGTGCTTGGGTATTGCCGATTTTCTTACTAACAACCATTTAATATGACATGGTTTTCACTTTGTTCTGAAGAAGCTAAAACATACCTCATTCTTTATAGTCATGTTTCCAGCCAGCTCTGTTGGTTCAGATGGTTTCTCCTCAGGTTCACCTGAAAGTCATAGATTTTTAGGAATAACAGCcatacaaattttaaattttgccttACGAACACAATGAATCTTTTGTCAGTGTCGTCCGAGggtgtgaaaacaaaaatcaaaaatcatctAACTTGTGGAAAATGAGGTCTCTCCCAGTAATTGTTCCTGTCATGCCTGTTAAATgcttttttggattttttactGTCGGCTCTCtcataaagcacaaaataaaattgttgtgGTATAAGCTTCAAAGACATGTAAAATGACAACTTATTGTACCTTATATCGTATTACTCTAAAACAACAGCTGTTTGAGAAagcatcattatcatcatcttGACATGTGAGCAGTAACCTTCCCCTACACAACACCATCACTATTCCTGTTTTCAGTCCCAGCCACACATTGTGTTTTGTCTGTGATCTGGGTCAAAAACTTAAATAATACCAACAGCAATAAGTCAGTCATTACACGGTTGATAATACATCACTTCACttactttttgtaatttgcacaaAGAAAGTAGCAAATCCAAGGGAAGGCAATCCAGCAGCTTTGAAAACTAGCTCATTTGTGGCATGACTATGTCTTTCTGGGATCTGTTTGGTTCTTTTACTGACTGGAACAAGCTACAACAAAACAAGCACGAAAATTAACATAAAAAGACTTTAAGTCAGAAGTTAATCTTAATACTAGTCTTACCATGATACAAAACAAATTGGATGTTAGTCAAGATTAAAgttaataccctaattcttctcaaatttgggaCAAATAATAGTGGTGTTGAAAGTACAAtcatacatttctttaccagccttttgcaaaagtaaagatatgagtatgttgttcattagatggtctaaccatgtgagaaaaacagaaagtcaatattcctgttagaattatatatatatatatatatatatatatatatatatatatatatatatattctggctaaaatgagcagaccaggtgtccaagattttagaagaaatagggtactcAGCtttaacacacttttgaacaaaagGGATAAGTTAATCAATTTAGATTTAATAAACAAAGTCACTTGCCATTCAAAACGGATATGAAATTTATAGCCCTATTTAAATATTTAGCGAATACTGAATTTGAATATTCGTTACCTGAGTCTGAACAGCCTTGCCATCTGGACCAGTTACTTGATAAGAACCGCCCATGACAGGTAACCGCACCCAATGATCCACAGGGTGCCCAATGGGATTGTAGATCACAACCACAAACTGAAACACAAGGTAATCACATGACAAGAAGTTGTATTTTCCAAAATTACCATTCCTTCATAACATTTAAAATTACTTTTCTGCACATGCAAGTAAACACAAACAATTGGAGGCCACTTAATTGATGCGTGTTAAAAATAATATTCCTACCATTTTGTTATCTTCAGTAACATTACAACTACTGATGTTCATCAAACCACAGAAGAGCTGGTCAGGGGGGACAACTGCTGATGTGTTCAGCAACTTCTTGTATGcatcatttacagttttctgaaaagtgtaaaaaacacggcatatacaatgtagtgaataataattacaaaatgtttagcaatcttaataaaatatattaccaGTCTGGAAATCATAAATTTTTACGGTTTTGGATATTCTCGTAGAGCATATTCGCTGACACCATTGCATGACAATGTTACTGTACTCTATCACTTCAGAGCCCGTGAACGAAGATTACTGACACTTACCTGGCACTCCAGAATTCCATTCGCAAGGCGTTCAGCATAGTCATAAGCCACTGCTTGCTTCTCGGTACCCCTGGTAAAGAATACCAATCAGTTTATTTGTAACATAGATGTGTGTAACAGAATAACAACTGTTTTCTTTCAATAATATTCTTAAAAATACTTGAATGACATGGTAAACTTCAGCTTTGAGGGGTATTACAAGGGTGCCCTTACATTTCATGCCCAGAAACTTTTCAAACTATAAGCAAGTTCATATGCATATTATACTTATAGGTGTTTATGAGTATATATTGAgggcatacacatgtaaatacatgttgttGTCTATTCTGACACTATTAGACTTTTACTTTATATGAAGTTGGTCAACCCAGACAATTGTTTCCAATTTCAATCTTTACCAAGGTTACTTACGACACAGCATCATGATGTTGAGCAACGGCAAGAACTTCCTCTGTTGGACAAGAAAGAAAGACAAGAGAAGGTAAGGTTGAATGATGTGGTGTTTAAAAGTATGAAAAAAACAGCATGTTTGACAAGCTTACAAAATGCAGAACATTAACATGCGTACATTAACACATAACAATTCCTCAATATCCATTTCATCAACACTTCAGCACGCAAATTGGAAAAACAGCAACATAAATCATAACTTCTCCCATAATTACAACataattttagttttattaaGGGAAGTACTGAAGAGATTTTTTAAGCATGCCACTAGTGACGTCAAACCATTACTCACTGAGAACTTGGATGCTGACAGAGCTGTGTTCAGTGTCCTCCAGAAGTGCCAATGCATCTAACTGTTTACAAACCTACAACAGAGGACAAACACAAGGTCAGCTGAGGGTAAATCTTACCAAGATAAAACATATGTAAGTTTAGTCTCTCAGAACCCCAGATGCCTTGTGTTACAGTGTGACACTCAGCAGTCTGGTAGCACAAccattaaatataatacaatacatgATTAACAAGATGGCAGCTCAAAACAATACCCTAACTGAATTCTGAATGGCTTCCTGAAAGCGAGCCTGTTTTAACTATACAGAAGGAAAACTTCAAAGCGCATGTAACTATCTTGCCACAGACAGACAGTCATAGTGAGGTTGTGCAGTATTAATGAAAGCTTCACATGCCAAATTCAGAAAGTGACACTGAATATGTGAAATCCAGCCGGAATTTTGGCTgcaaacataataaataattgACCCAATATGTCAATTCCTTATAAAAGAATACAgccttgtttaatttttttcataacaATAAAACCATGAATCATGAATGAGatcaaagcactttttttccaGCAATTCAGACTGATTTCCTAGAAAGCACTACGCTGGATTTAAGATTTTACCATTCTTGGTCTGTTTCTCTTCATCTACACAACATAGGTCGCTATGACAAAGTTTTATATAATAGTTTTATGTAATTCTTGCAGATGACAGTATGTGTGACACAACAGTAATAAATCTGTATCTTCATTACAAATCTGATCAATGGGTTTAACATGATCGATATTTCAAAAATGGGCACTAATCTAGTTTATATTGGGactttgatcatttttgtttataattttctttaaatgtaaatttcttgTAAAATCACTATCTTATTCATTAGCCAAATTgagctaaaaaataaaaaaaattttaaaaaatgccctGCCAACTAAGCCAATTTTTTTATAATAGGGTCAGGTTAAACCCATCAAAGGACATTTTGAGGACGGCCTGAAGATCTGATGACATACCTGTAAGAAGTTGTTAGTCTGCCTGACATATCCCTTGAGAGCAGCTCTGCTAGTAAAGTAGCCTGTCCAGAAAGTATGAGCTCGGTGAGCGTAAGGGAAGAAGTCATCACTTTTGGTAGTCCATGTTTTGTTTGCCAGGTTTAGTTGTTTCAGATAACAGGATGGAGTGGAGTAAAGTAGGTTCACTTTGGTATTGTTCACTGTTTGCTGAATCATAAAATCAAATTATGCTGAGTGTGCATggacataaaatatgtacatatatagacatTAAAATAACTGTAACAAGCACATCTTATCAGTTATCCACCTCACTCTGCccaaatactgtaaatgacctaaagtttcgccctgggACTCGGAAAGTGTATCCTAGGATTCATTGTGTTGATTGTGGTTGTAGCTGACTGCGCGCCACGGGAGAGCACCAGGGATGGTCAGGGGGTTTTACTGACAGTTCCAGAATGTAATAAAGTtatgagcagttagtctatgcgcCTACCACCAAcaattcatgttttcctcagtattaaccataatgattttagtacatgcacttcaccacaggttgattgttttattatcgttattttgtgatcaatgggaatttgggagaaaactgtgTGGAGATTAGGCGCgactacccagtacctttgAGCATGTGAAGGCTCATGTCAAATGTTCATTTATAAACTGCAGGCCTCTCTGTATACAAAGCTAtagcagaatttagcatacCGCGAATCAATACTTGCAAACAAGCAGAGGAGATGATgtcaaattgcaatcaaagcaacACCTACACATCGCTGCACAGGACTTACAATCACAGAACTTGAAATTTCGACATGTCTACCCATCGATCCTGTGATTTTTGCTGtcgaaaggcaaaacaataatctttaTCTGTTTCTGGCGACAAGTAAATCCGGTCTGGGTAAAACTTATATACAGgaaattataaaacattttgtttataaagccaaTGATGGTGTTGTGCAAACTCTTAATCTGATAACCgctcaaacaaatcctgtctcctGATATGCCGTGGTCAtgctttcagacagtgtttggaatttaaaggtttgtaataaaGCATCATCTGTCTTAGTACTTTCTTCAATTTCACTAAGGGGTATacttagagatgtacatgtaggtctactaGTCGcgagacctgcacacctcactgtcattgacttgaccccatgtgggGAGGAATAGCATCGAGCTACTgtgccatgcagggtaatgaaatCGGGGGGGAGTTGGTAATagctctcttctgtcatcttggcGCCAACTCAGATCGTGCGGAAGTAATTGACAGTAACTCACGTGttaaactttaggtcatttaccatacctttttaaaaaactgaaaaggaggaataaaaaaataaataaaaaatttcaagAAACAGCTAAATATATGGATGCTAACAAAAGTTCTTACCTgctcatttacatatttgatgaGTTTATCTAGATTCTTGTACCACATGTTGGCATTCCCATACTGGAAATCTGATCCCATGGTCATGATCAGGTGATCTGTAGCATAGCTTTTGGCCTGACAAGGAAAACATCCATGTCAAAATTACAACTGAATGGATGACAAAGACAAATCTGTTGTATCGGccaaaatcagtcaaataacagaaaaatatgtacagTTCCATGTACACAGCAAAAGATCCTTTGTTTTGCTCTTTTGTTTAAAATCTGCGAtgatttttccattttatcATGAAATGATTGAAACAATGTGATTTATTGCATACTACAATTACATGATATAGCACATGGCCTACTTCTATTCGACTTGTCGAATTTGATGGGTGGACTAAACAATGCTGCCATGTAAACGAAGCTTAAGCTACACAATACCTGCTGGCGGACTTCAAACAGGAATGCCTTTACCACTTCagggacattgtaatcatgaagCCGCTTGTCATCCTGAAAAAGGGGCAAAATCAGTATAAAGAGGATGGAAGAATCTTATAAAGTATATAGCTTAAAAACTGCAGAAAATAATATAAACGAGACTCAAACATGCCTAACGGTTTAAAATCTAACCAGATCATGGTAAATGTCAGTAAAATACACCAAACAGATTATATTGTAGTTTAACTCACCATAATTGGTTCATCATTACAGATCTCATCAAAACAAAAGCCTGGTGGAGGATTGTAGACATTAGGTAGAGCTCCTGTGAAGAGGTTAGCAGCTGAACCTAGGGGTCAGAGAGGAGAGAATGATCAAAATTGTCTAACTGCAGAATTCACATATTTGATGTAGATTTGATATCTTATCAAATGGCATTCACAAAATAAGTGTTGCTAAGgatggttgtctccctttggtGTCGTCCCGTCCCAGAGGGAATAGTCAGCCAATCCTAAGCCTGGAAATAAACAGCAGGGAAAGgacaatgtcctgcaccaaatAGTATTTTGACAGAAGCCAACTGTTTGGTGCAGGACAAAACTGGCATGTAAACAACATTACAGCTTTTTCATAAAGTATGTGTCTGGAAAATCAAATATGCCAGTTATGTTCTGTACCAGTCTGAAAATTGTTAACAGACATGCAATCCATTATCTATTGTGCATTTTTAAGCCTAATCTGATGGGATCTGTACTTTTCCAGTGGCTTGGCACATGATCTCACCgcattttataaacattttatgtcCAGATATACTTTCATGAATGAAGAATGCTATACACAAGAAGTAGGGGTCTGCCTAAAACACTGGAAAAGCACAGCACCCTGTAAATTGTGACTCAGACCCAGTACATAAGACAACTCTCACTCTTTAAGTCTTCATTAAACACATAGTATGGAATGTACAATGTTCTTTCCAAGGTTTACGTACCTTCAAACAAAGTATCACCAAAATGAAAACCTTCATGATGGAACTGGGCAAGAAGAAGTTTCTGAATTACCTAGATTAGCACTTCCCTTCCACACCATCTCCATGGTTTTAGAACTTTCCCTGGTAGCCTTATCCTGGTAGTCCAGCCTCCCAAAGAACAAACCATCAAATCCCATCTGTAAAAtaacataacaaaataaaaaaaaataaataaataaaaaaattagcaGCTATCAAACTGGTGTATTCCTACTGAAATCTAATGAAACTTACACAAGAATCAGTTACCATAAGACATCTTgctggaattatttattttacaattgttttattttccatttaattttattttatctacatgtacatgtatgttacatgtaatatttgctGACTTTAGTAAACATTAATATTTATCTCTGATTATGTTTATAATAAATACGATGAGAAAGCTCTGAATATTACTTCCAAAGTTAGTCccacaaaatattttcttctcttttaagtTTTTCACCTGAGCAAAGAGAGAGGCTTGTTCCCTGGAGTGACCAAAAGGGTCAATCTGCCAGGCCACCCTGGGTCGGGCACACTCCCCAAACGTCTCCTGTAGGAAGCGGAAGCCCAGGGTGTGCTGGTCAATGATGGCGTTGTAATGAGTGGAGGCTTCATCATTCATGCACCAGCCCCCTAATATAAACTCCAGCTGACCTGCCAGGGGCAGAGAGAAAAGACAGTTAAAATTACAGTGCAACATAGACCCTGTTGCCTGGGCGGAGGAAACAAGTCAATGACTGATGGAAACCACCTCAATTcatcatgtacctgacaaacttcctggtGTAAACCTACAGTTTAATGAAACTAATTTTAGATCCTacataaaacaacagttaaCCAATAGTTAGAACGGCAGAAGTTCTGAATCAACTCCCTCCTCCCACTAATAACCCCCACCCAAACACCACCCACCTCCTTCTTACCTTTGTTGACTAGTCCTTTGATAAGATGTCTGCGGCTGTCATGCTGCTGATCCCACCAGCGTTTGAAGAAGGCAACTTCCACATAGATAAAGCGCTTGTTAGGATCGTCTTGTAACTGAGGGATGACAGAGTCCAGTATGTACTGTACACCGGCTCGTTGAATCTCATTATGATCTGtcaaacaagagaaaaaaaaacaattcataaGTGTTTTGTTATATCTCTACTTGCAGTAAAACTTTTATAACgctataaataatatataatagatATAAAAGTATATCTAACCTTCATGTTCAATTTCAAACAAGCAGAGTCATCACAGGAATAAAGTCCAAAACCAAATATCTGTCTTAAACATATGATCTCAggt
Encoded proteins:
- the LOC135481985 gene encoding LOW QUALITY PROTEIN: lysosomal alpha-mannosidase-like (The sequence of the model RefSeq protein was modified relative to this genomic sequence to represent the inferred CDS: inserted 1 base in 1 codon), which codes for MMGRIKTSGYLLLVLIAEVCSKSLVFEFEQGLSYRLEQKQEEIASKCGYESCNPVKDGMINVHLVSHTHDDVGWLKTVDQYFYGDHNEIQRAGVQYILDSVIPQLQDDPNKRFIYVEVAFFKRWWDQQHDSRRHLIKGLVNKGQLEFILGGWCMNDEASTHYNAIIDQHTLGFRFLQETFGECARPRVAWQIDPFGHSREQASLFAQMGFDGLFFGRLDYQDKATRESSKTMEMVWKGSANLGSAANLFTGALPNVYNPPPGFCFDEICNDEPIMDDKRLHDYNVPEVVKAFLFEVRQQAKSYATDHLIMTMGSDFQYGNANMWYKNLDKLIKYVNEQQTVNNTKVNLLYSTPSCYLKQLNLANKTWTTKSDDFFPYAHRAHTFWTGYFTSRAALKGYVRQTNNFLQVCKQLDALALLEDTEHSSVSIQVLKEVLAVAQHHDAVSGTEKQAVAYDYAERLANGILECQKTVNDAYKKLLNTSAVVPPDQLFCGLMNISSCNVTEDNKMFVVVIYNPIGHPVDHWVRLPVMGGSYQVTGPDGKAVQTQLVPVSKRTKQIPERHSHATNELVFKAAGLPSLGFATFFVQITKSEPEEKPSEPTELAGNMTIKNEHIALTFDASGNLRKMSNFDSKISLPLTQQFAYYSSFPGNNTFAEFQASGAYVFRPTETDPTFLKPTRVQRTKFVKGQLVQEVEQIFSPWVSQVIRLYQGARYAELEWTVGPIPVQDGVGKEVISRFQSDLATGQVFYTDANGREMLERKIDYRPSWKFNQSEPVAGNYYPINSRIYIKDTDRKVQLTVLTDRSQGGTSLKDGQIEIMVHRRVLYDDSLGVGEPLNETGSNGKGLIVRGKHYLLLETMEKSPSLHRDMALQLYMAPSLSFVASXMKQTDWSKKFRTLWSGLQHPLPPNVHMLSLEQWQGNTYLVRLEHIYEKNEDSALSKPVNMTMKDLFSSFNVESAEELTLGANQKTADVSRLKWKIAGETGTEEIKKQESYRDTRDVTLTPMQIRTYQVAFTPR